Proteins co-encoded in one Meiothermus sp. genomic window:
- a CDS encoding GNAT family N-acetyltransferase translates to MPQRYIPPPTPQYALESGPILLKDGRTATLRPARPEDRPLFVEFLERLSPQARTFRFFSEVNPETAADLLLRKPPDEDKVTLVVLTGDPERIIATGEYVQEGPGSTSAEVAFLVDDWYQGRGLGSLLLERLALIGVQRGIRRFHAFTLAENKQMLDVFKASGFKVESHAESGEVEVSFEIEPNPEMVAKFELRERVATVASLMPVLRPKGVAVVGASRDPASVGYQVLEHLVLNRFQGPVYPVNTAATPAAGEVPVVGSMLAYTSVKAVPGPIDLAIITTPRDKVLEAAEACGQRGVRALMVITTDMEMPQIKALVQTCRHYGMRLLGPGSLALMSTSPDVQLCAGLAPQLPLRGRIAMSSQSGAVGLAVLEYAREMGMGFSNFVSLGAKVDISSNDLIQYWEEDPETGLILLYVESFGNPRRFARLARRVGRKKPILAVRPGRDPVVEALFKQTGVVLAENLEEMFDIAAILAHQPLPEGPRVALLTNASGPANLAKDALEAEGLQAETRDLGSRASAEAYLEAARELLSGGYHAVIALFVPLGYATLEEVTRALQTAFNEARAQNVQIPVLTCFMTAGRPRVRLGAELVPSYRFPESAGWALAAAYAYAQWRKTPPGEIPDHGVQEDAARALVSKVKNHFTPGQIQELLGYFGISLKPATGQGITMVLRIRHDALFGPVLSLSLTELPLGEQLLGLRITPLTDREALEMLQPLSGKAHLASLQDLLLRVSRLVEELPELEGLELKLLSQPEETRVVQAQAWLRGHPSSP, encoded by the coding sequence GCCGCCGACCTACTGCTGCGCAAGCCGCCCGACGAAGACAAAGTAACCCTGGTAGTGCTTACCGGCGACCCCGAACGTATCATCGCTACCGGCGAGTATGTGCAAGAAGGGCCGGGCTCTACCTCGGCCGAGGTGGCTTTTTTGGTAGACGACTGGTATCAGGGGCGGGGCTTGGGTTCACTGCTGCTCGAGCGACTCGCCCTGATTGGGGTGCAGCGGGGCATACGGCGCTTCCACGCCTTTACCCTGGCCGAGAACAAGCAGATGCTGGACGTGTTCAAGGCCAGCGGCTTTAAGGTTGAGTCGCACGCCGAATCCGGGGAAGTAGAGGTCAGCTTCGAAATTGAGCCGAACCCCGAGATGGTAGCCAAGTTTGAGCTGCGTGAGCGGGTGGCTACGGTGGCCTCCCTCATGCCGGTTTTGCGCCCCAAGGGTGTAGCGGTGGTGGGTGCTTCAAGAGACCCTGCCAGTGTGGGCTATCAGGTGCTAGAACACCTGGTGCTCAACCGCTTCCAGGGCCCGGTGTACCCGGTTAACACCGCCGCTACCCCTGCCGCAGGCGAGGTGCCGGTGGTGGGCTCGATGCTGGCCTATACCTCCGTGAAGGCCGTGCCGGGCCCGATTGACCTGGCTATAATCACCACCCCCCGCGATAAGGTGCTGGAGGCCGCCGAGGCCTGTGGACAGCGGGGCGTAAGGGCCCTGATGGTGATCACTACCGACATGGAGATGCCGCAAATTAAGGCCCTGGTACAAACCTGCCGCCACTATGGTATGCGGCTGCTGGGGCCGGGCTCGCTGGCCTTAATGAGCACCAGCCCAGATGTGCAGCTTTGTGCTGGCCTGGCCCCTCAACTCCCCTTACGCGGTCGCATTGCCATGTCCAGTCAGAGTGGCGCGGTAGGGCTGGCGGTTTTGGAGTACGCCCGAGAGATGGGGATGGGATTCTCTAACTTTGTTTCGCTGGGCGCAAAAGTAGACATTTCCTCTAACGACCTCATCCAATACTGGGAAGAAGACCCCGAGACCGGGCTCATTCTCCTTTATGTGGAGTCGTTTGGAAACCCCAGGCGCTTTGCCCGTTTGGCCCGGCGAGTAGGTCGCAAGAAACCCATTCTGGCTGTGCGGCCGGGGCGCGACCCGGTAGTAGAGGCCCTCTTCAAGCAGACCGGGGTGGTACTGGCGGAAAACCTGGAAGAGATGTTCGACATCGCAGCAATTCTGGCGCACCAACCCCTACCCGAAGGCCCTAGGGTGGCCCTGCTCACCAACGCCTCGGGGCCTGCCAACCTAGCCAAGGATGCCCTCGAGGCCGAGGGCTTACAAGCTGAGACCCGTGACCTGGGCTCGAGGGCATCCGCCGAGGCCTATCTGGAGGCCGCACGAGAACTCCTGTCCGGTGGTTATCATGCCGTCATCGCCCTCTTTGTACCGCTAGGTTACGCAACCCTGGAAGAGGTCACCAGGGCACTCCAAACCGCCTTTAATGAGGCTCGAGCCCAGAATGTCCAGATTCCGGTGCTTACCTGCTTTATGACTGCCGGACGGCCACGGGTGCGACTGGGGGCCGAGCTGGTACCCTCGTACCGCTTTCCGGAGTCGGCAGGGTGGGCATTGGCTGCTGCATATGCCTACGCCCAATGGCGCAAAACCCCACCCGGAGAAATCCCTGATCATGGGGTACAAGAAGACGCTGCTCGAGCCCTGGTAAGCAAAGTCAAGAACCACTTCACCCCTGGGCAAATCCAGGAACTGCTGGGATATTTCGGCATCTCACTAAAGCCCGCTACCGGCCAGGGCATCACAATGGTGCTGCGTATCCGACACGACGCCCTTTTCGGCCCGGTGCTGAGCCTATCCCTGACCGAACTGCCCCTAGGCGAGCAACTGCTGGGCCTTCGCATTACTCCTCTTACCGACCGGGAAGCCCTGGAAATGCTGCAACCACTGTCCGGTAAAGCCCACCTCGCGAGCTTACAAGACCTGCTGCTGCGGGTCTCGCGCCTGGTCGAGGAACTGCCCGAGCTGGAAGGGCTCGAGCTCAAACTGCTAAGCCAGCCCGAGGAGACGCGGGTTGTCCAGGCCCAGGCATGGCTGCGCGGCCACCCTTCTTCGCCGTAG
- a CDS encoding carbohydrate kinase family protein, producing MTTLKPLVALGDLTWDVLAKPNTLLLPGGDTTGRVLLMGGGSAANVAVWAARVGYPAGFIGEVGRDRFGEFAVQELAEEGVEPHIIWNSNTPTSVVLVLIDAAGQRSMLTSQGADFELRPEEVPVEVIRQAGHLHITAWSLFTDPPRQAALKAVHVAREAGVTVSFDPASFQMIREIGREEFRRMTRDLSLDFVFPNLDEGQALTGARDPKDILEVLQKLYPEAMILLKLAADGALILDRGRLIELPATRDQPVDATGAGDSFGGAFLGHYLRSKDTLAAGQLAVQVAGWVIGRFGARPPMDAEIKRRLEQFGFTLK from the coding sequence ATGACTACCCTCAAACCCCTCGTTGCCCTGGGCGACCTCACCTGGGACGTGCTGGCCAAACCCAATACCCTGCTCCTGCCCGGCGGCGATACCACCGGACGGGTTTTGCTGATGGGCGGCGGAAGTGCGGCCAACGTGGCGGTGTGGGCGGCCCGGGTGGGCTACCCAGCGGGATTTATCGGGGAGGTTGGGCGCGACCGCTTCGGCGAGTTTGCGGTACAGGAGCTGGCCGAAGAGGGTGTAGAACCACACATCATCTGGAACAGCAACACTCCTACCAGCGTGGTTCTGGTGCTGATTGACGCCGCCGGACAGCGCTCCATGCTCACCTCCCAGGGGGCCGACTTCGAACTGCGCCCGGAGGAAGTACCGGTAGAGGTGATTCGGCAAGCCGGGCACCTGCACATAACGGCCTGGTCGCTCTTTACCGACCCGCCGCGCCAGGCCGCCCTCAAGGCCGTGCACGTCGCACGCGAGGCCGGCGTGACGGTCTCTTTTGACCCGGCCTCGTTCCAGATGATCCGGGAGATCGGGCGCGAGGAGTTCCGCCGCATGACCCGCGATCTTTCGCTGGATTTTGTTTTTCCCAACCTGGATGAGGGCCAGGCCCTGACCGGGGCGCGGGACCCCAAGGACATCCTCGAGGTGCTGCAAAAGCTCTACCCCGAGGCCATGATTCTGCTCAAGCTGGCCGCCGACGGGGCCCTGATTCTCGACCGGGGCCGGCTCATCGAACTCCCGGCCACCCGCGACCAGCCGGTAGACGCTACCGGGGCCGGGGATTCGTTTGGGGGGGCCTTCCTGGGGCATTACCTGCGTTCTAAAGACACCCTGGCTGCCGGTCAGCTTGCGGTGCAGGTAGCGGGCTGGGTGATTGGGCGGTTTGGGGCCCGCCCACCCATGGACGCAGAGATCAAGCGACGTCTCGAGCAGTTTGGCTTCACGCTCAAATAA
- a CDS encoding DEAD/DEAH box helicase translates to MPVRGAVLLAAARIDPGALDLEVRKDDLLYGEGEYRWVGRWRFKDPALAEALKASRPGKRATFSSLEGYYRFNKLLPPRDPKERDEHYAERVFIEEAFLPVFGLEGLSYLRSQVEFVDSKKRKRRIDFVLEGKAKYAIEVEGAAYHAHASIGDEKFNDEKQRQRDLGQAGYRYFPFSFGDIRQKRAQAVLTELALEDPILHRLFLANQRSEHTTEPSELARLEQLLRFLPKRFPLYQKAVLAMLERANREGKNELTLVDYEPVTPGLTLALLDTFALVERVAELYGQPVVLPKVKLYVLRPPDPDLFLQVMEFYRCHGGSSFVDLPRTHVEYELVNRVPDADLLDYIFAAEAASSPPSGSLDESRLERFSAHFVSEVGPRPPSNTNPVSVERTLLDFFARRYFAVRDLKPEQVQLLQRALLGQSGLGILPTGFGKSLVFQLYGLLIPRTTLVISPLKALIRDQVHSMHRLGLVCVDSISSFDSSAAKERKLAEFRGHRYRLLYISPERLQIKGFYEELRASMQDTPVGALVIDEAHCVSEWGHDFRPAYLQIGRLRRLLEEASGRSIPIIALTATASEAVRKDVCDILGLELQSVVQLASSDRPNLSLSVHPSGAYGLEAKEEVLEHVLTKVVPTALRMEKENLIPLRIYKPPYPNQALQLCLEHEPPCLPIGRP, encoded by the coding sequence ATGCCCGTCCGCGGTGCGGTGCTGCTAGCGGCAGCGCGCATTGACCCAGGTGCCCTCGACCTCGAGGTGCGCAAGGACGATTTGTTATACGGTGAAGGCGAGTATCGGTGGGTGGGTCGCTGGCGTTTCAAAGACCCGGCGCTGGCCGAGGCTCTCAAAGCATCACGGCCCGGCAAACGGGCTACCTTTTCTTCGCTCGAGGGCTACTACCGCTTCAACAAGCTGCTGCCGCCTAGAGACCCTAAAGAGCGCGATGAGCACTATGCTGAGCGCGTGTTTATTGAAGAGGCTTTCCTGCCAGTTTTTGGTTTGGAAGGTCTATCCTATCTGCGCTCCCAAGTCGAGTTTGTGGACTCAAAGAAGCGCAAGCGGCGCATTGACTTCGTGCTCGAGGGGAAGGCGAAGTATGCCATCGAAGTAGAGGGTGCCGCTTACCATGCACATGCCAGTATCGGTGACGAGAAGTTCAACGATGAGAAGCAGCGCCAGCGTGACTTGGGCCAGGCGGGGTATCGTTACTTCCCCTTTAGCTTCGGCGATATTCGCCAGAAGCGAGCCCAGGCAGTGCTCACTGAGCTAGCCCTCGAGGATCCCATACTCCACCGTTTGTTTTTGGCTAACCAGCGTTCGGAGCATACCACTGAGCCTTCTGAGCTAGCACGTCTGGAGCAGCTTCTGCGCTTCCTACCAAAGCGCTTTCCGCTCTACCAGAAGGCTGTCCTGGCGATGCTCGAGAGAGCCAACCGGGAGGGCAAGAACGAACTCACGCTGGTGGACTACGAGCCTGTCACTCCTGGCTTGACCTTGGCGCTGTTGGACACCTTTGCCTTGGTTGAGCGGGTAGCTGAGCTCTATGGGCAGCCGGTGGTCTTGCCTAAGGTAAAACTCTACGTGCTCCGCCCTCCCGACCCTGACCTCTTCTTGCAAGTAATGGAGTTTTATCGATGTCATGGTGGAAGCTCCTTTGTAGACTTGCCCCGAACCCACGTCGAGTACGAACTGGTGAACCGGGTGCCGGACGCCGACTTATTGGACTACATCTTTGCCGCCGAGGCGGCCTCGAGCCCGCCGTCTGGGTCACTGGACGAGTCTCGCCTTGAGCGCTTTTCTGCGCACTTTGTAAGTGAAGTTGGTCCAAGGCCGCCCTCGAACACCAACCCGGTTTCGGTCGAGCGCACCCTTCTGGACTTCTTTGCTCGCCGCTACTTTGCTGTGCGTGACCTAAAGCCTGAACAAGTTCAGCTTCTTCAGCGAGCTCTGCTTGGGCAAAGTGGGCTGGGCATCCTGCCTACGGGCTTTGGTAAGTCACTGGTGTTCCAGCTCTACGGTCTGCTCATACCTCGCACCACCCTGGTCATCAGCCCGCTCAAGGCCCTCATCCGTGACCAGGTTCACTCTATGCACCGGCTGGGATTGGTCTGTGTGGACTCTATCAGCAGCTTCGACTCCTCGGCGGCGAAAGAGCGCAAGCTGGCTGAATTCCGTGGTCATCGCTACCGTCTGCTTTACATATCTCCTGAGCGTCTTCAGATAAAGGGCTTCTATGAGGAGCTTAGGGCAAGCATGCAGGACACTCCAGTAGGTGCACTGGTCATCGATGAAGCCCACTGTGTTTCAGAGTGGGGGCATGACTTCCGCCCTGCGTACTTGCAAATAGGTCGCCTCCGACGCCTCTTAGAAGAGGCGTCGGGGCGATCCATCCCCATCATTGCCCTCACAGCTACTGCTTCCGAGGCGGTGCGTAAAGATGTGTGCGATATTCTGGGCCTCGAGCTGCAAAGCGTTGTGCAACTCGCCAGTAGTGACCGGCCTAACCTTAGCCTTTCCGTGCATCCAAGCGGGGCTTACGGCCTCGAGGCCAAGGAAGAAGTGCTCGAGCACGTCCTAACCAAGGTAGTGCCTACTGCCCTACGTATGGAGAAGGAAAATCTCATCCCTCTTAGAATCTACAAACCACCTTACCCAAATCAGGCACTGCAGTTATGTTTAGAGCATGAACCGCCGTGCTTACCCATCGGACGTCCGTGA
- a CDS encoding alanine--glyoxylate aminotransferase family protein, whose product MVLLTPGPTPIHPRVQTALGKEMRGHLDPEVLATNRRIREHLGKLFDPGPGALLAAMPGSGSLGMEAGLTNLADEGDAVLLLVSGTFGERMVEIAHAYQFDYKVLRSEPGHPIDPQAVAEELNHRPYKLVALVHGETSTGVLNPVEEIAKLVQAHGALFMLDAVTTAGMMPLSMQKLGIDYAFTGSQKCLSAPPGLAPFALSQRGRECLGQVRGWYSDLSRVAVYWEQEGYFCTSPVLLHYALEEALKLALEEGLENRQKRAESLYATVLSLLEELGFSAYAAEGARLPTVLVVRPPQGLHEAEIRKGLYARGVSVAGGIGPTAGKVLRLGLMGESARPEHYRVFFKALGEVLGKGGLERAFEERLGLVAL is encoded by the coding sequence ATGGTTCTCTTGACCCCCGGCCCCACCCCCATCCACCCCAGGGTACAGACCGCGCTCGGCAAGGAGATGCGCGGCCACCTCGACCCCGAGGTGCTGGCCACCAACCGCCGCATTCGCGAGCACCTCGGTAAGCTGTTCGACCCCGGCCCTGGCGCTTTGCTGGCCGCCATGCCGGGTTCGGGCAGCCTGGGGATGGAGGCCGGCCTCACCAACCTGGCCGACGAGGGCGACGCGGTGCTGCTGCTGGTGAGCGGCACCTTCGGCGAGCGCATGGTGGAGATTGCCCACGCCTACCAGTTCGACTACAAGGTGCTGCGCTCCGAGCCGGGCCATCCCATTGACCCCCAGGCCGTGGCCGAGGAGCTGAACCACCGCCCCTACAAGCTGGTGGCCCTGGTGCACGGCGAGACCAGCACCGGCGTGCTCAACCCGGTAGAAGAGATTGCCAAGCTGGTGCAGGCCCACGGGGCGCTGTTCATGCTGGACGCGGTGACCACCGCCGGCATGATGCCGCTCTCGATGCAGAAGCTGGGCATTGACTACGCCTTCACCGGTAGCCAGAAATGCCTTTCGGCCCCGCCCGGGCTGGCCCCCTTTGCCCTCTCCCAACGCGGGCGCGAGTGCCTGGGGCAGGTACGGGGCTGGTACTCCGACCTGTCGCGGGTAGCGGTCTACTGGGAGCAGGAAGGCTACTTCTGCACCTCGCCGGTGCTGCTGCACTACGCGCTCGAGGAAGCCCTCAAGCTGGCCCTCGAGGAAGGCCTGGAGAACCGCCAGAAGCGCGCCGAAAGCTTATACGCCACGGTGCTGTCGCTCCTGGAAGAGCTGGGCTTTAGTGCCTATGCCGCCGAAGGAGCCCGCCTGCCCACGGTGCTGGTGGTGCGCCCGCCCCAGGGCCTGCACGAGGCCGAGATCCGCAAGGGGCTGTATGCGCGGGGGGTCTCGGTGGCCGGGGGCATCGGCCCCACTGCCGGTAAGGTGCTGCGGCTGGGCCTGATGGGCGAAAGTGCGCGGCCCGAGCACTACCGGGTGTTCTTCAAGGCCCTGGGCGAGGTGCTGGGCAAGGGCGGCCTCGAGCGGGCCTTCGAGGAGCGGCTGGGCCTGGTGGCCCTCTAG
- a CDS encoding replication-associated recombination protein A: MAPLAERVRPQTLDEVVGQEHLTGPGKPLRRMLETRRLSSFILWGPPGSGKTTLARLMAQGVGRAMVALSAVSAGVKDIKEIVAQAQEQSGLVLFLDEIHRFNKAQQDALLPHVESGLLTLIGATTENPSFEVNPALRSRARVYVLEPLDEAATRRLLERALQHPQGLQAQADPEALHLIAQAAMGDARRALSALELAASLGEGHVSVAAAREALGRGVLGFDKGGDYFYDLISALHKSVRGNHVDAALYYLARMLEGGADPLYLARRLARMAVEDVGLADPNALRLAMAAKEAYDFLGSPEGELALAELVVYLALAPKSNSVYVAWHKAQKAAREHPTAPIPLHLRNAPTALMQQMGYGRGYAYYHDDPEGSFAQRYLPEALEGLELYQATGEGWEERVRERLKTLRARFASRGS, encoded by the coding sequence ATAGCCCCGCTGGCCGAGCGCGTACGTCCCCAGACCCTAGACGAGGTGGTGGGCCAGGAACACCTCACCGGGCCGGGAAAACCCCTGCGGCGCATGCTGGAGACCCGGCGGCTTTCCTCCTTCATTTTGTGGGGGCCGCCCGGCAGCGGCAAAACCACCCTGGCCCGGCTGATGGCCCAGGGCGTGGGGCGGGCGATGGTGGCGCTTTCGGCGGTCAGTGCCGGCGTGAAGGACATCAAGGAGATTGTGGCCCAGGCCCAGGAACAGAGCGGCCTGGTGCTTTTCCTGGACGAGATTCACCGCTTCAACAAAGCCCAGCAAGACGCACTCCTGCCCCATGTGGAGTCGGGCCTCCTGACCCTGATTGGGGCCACCACCGAGAACCCCTCCTTCGAGGTGAATCCGGCCCTGCGCTCCCGCGCCCGGGTCTACGTGCTCGAGCCCCTGGACGAGGCAGCCACCCGCAGGCTTCTGGAGCGAGCACTTCAGCACCCCCAGGGCCTGCAAGCCCAGGCCGACCCGGAAGCCCTGCACCTGATCGCCCAGGCTGCCATGGGGGACGCCCGGCGGGCCCTGTCGGCGCTGGAGCTCGCCGCCAGCCTCGGCGAGGGGCACGTCAGCGTGGCAGCAGCCCGCGAAGCGCTGGGCCGCGGTGTGCTGGGCTTCGACAAAGGGGGCGATTACTTCTACGACCTGATCTCGGCCCTGCACAAGTCGGTGCGCGGCAACCATGTAGACGCCGCACTCTACTACCTGGCCCGCATGCTCGAGGGCGGCGCCGACCCCCTCTACCTGGCCCGCCGGCTGGCCCGCATGGCCGTGGAGGACGTGGGCCTGGCCGACCCCAACGCCCTGCGCCTGGCCATGGCCGCCAAGGAAGCCTACGATTTTTTAGGTAGCCCCGAGGGCGAGCTGGCCCTGGCCGAGCTGGTGGTCTACCTGGCCCTGGCCCCCAAGTCCAACAGCGTCTATGTAGCCTGGCATAAGGCCCAGAAGGCCGCCCGCGAACACCCTACCGCCCCCATTCCCCTGCACCTGCGCAACGCCCCCACCGCCCTCATGCAACAGATGGGCTATGGCCGGGGCTACGCTTACTACCACGACGACCCCGAGGGCAGCTTCGCCCAGCGGTATCTGCCCGAGGCGTTGGAGGGCCTCGAGCTCTATCAGGCCACCGGCGAGGGCTGGGAAGAGCGGGTGCGCGAGCGGCTCAAAACCCTGCGGGCGCGGTTTGCCTCGAGGGGCTCATAG
- a CDS encoding RecQ family zinc-binding domain-containing protein produces the protein MTQGYSCLECKEVFSRYAYASDWENTILERQDAFQDNQFPILVATKGYGMGIDKRNIRFIIHHALSSGLEGYYQEAGRAGRDGKQSHVALIYSPPTRKCYEEHLRYHQEPPCVSGPGNFKFHKCPYELPGLCDYGRQAFFVKASYPGLQTDLERALSVYDRLVAGEALIKNSFDDDDEESKGIQLALYRLQQLGVVEGYSLTYKSLREVVFEAEFNPNWQPEAVLHHLRQYLLRTEGEAYVEQRLAELSQRVNGKRRRVGVPGGERRRLIEMALEVLLERVYTTIRKTRYYMLERELDYAQSHNEGVCRRVKIRSYFDDVGFSDDYRCGFCDVCVPDLNFTRDQAEIPVRDAQVDDLARILPELVSSFQPDKLAEAVRVTVDRGAVVGMTSRIANRLEKDITNVPSLYLAGALSRRRKGREEEAMSYLKSAFDEGIRQDFIPENLVFIAKEAAQLNPEKAFDWLTPVDGPFNTDHGLKLLEEQAKQLYGDEAPAPRVVRALRHTRRVARTAEAAIQQLKQPVVELLSGFDILQTMMGENYVQR, from the coding sequence ATGACCCAGGGCTATAGCTGTCTGGAGTGCAAGGAGGTTTTTTCCCGCTACGCCTACGCGAGCGACTGGGAGAACACCATTCTCGAGCGCCAAGATGCTTTCCAGGACAACCAGTTCCCCATTCTGGTAGCCACCAAGGGTTATGGCATGGGTATTGACAAGCGGAACATACGCTTCATCATTCACCATGCGCTTTCGAGCGGTCTGGAGGGTTACTACCAGGAAGCCGGGCGTGCTGGGCGCGATGGTAAGCAATCGCATGTGGCCCTCATTTACTCACCACCGACGCGGAAGTGCTACGAAGAGCACCTGCGTTACCACCAGGAGCCGCCCTGCGTCTCCGGGCCCGGCAACTTTAAGTTCCACAAGTGCCCATACGAGCTGCCAGGCCTTTGCGACTACGGCAGGCAAGCTTTTTTCGTCAAGGCAAGCTATCCTGGGCTTCAGACAGACCTCGAGCGGGCCTTATCGGTGTACGACCGGCTGGTGGCTGGAGAGGCGCTTATCAAGAATAGCTTTGACGATGACGATGAGGAGAGCAAGGGTATCCAACTTGCCCTGTATCGTCTTCAGCAGCTCGGGGTCGTCGAGGGGTATTCGCTCACTTACAAGAGTTTACGTGAGGTGGTCTTCGAGGCCGAGTTCAACCCCAACTGGCAACCCGAGGCGGTGCTGCACCACCTGCGGCAGTATCTGCTCCGCACCGAAGGTGAGGCTTATGTCGAGCAGCGCTTAGCTGAGCTGAGCCAGCGGGTGAATGGCAAGCGCAGGCGCGTGGGCGTGCCCGGTGGGGAGAGGCGGCGGTTGATAGAGATGGCCCTCGAGGTGCTGCTTGAGCGGGTTTATACCACCATTCGCAAGACCCGCTACTACATGCTCGAGCGTGAGCTCGACTACGCGCAGAGTCACAACGAGGGTGTCTGCCGCCGGGTGAAAATTCGCAGCTACTTTGACGACGTGGGTTTCTCGGATGACTACCGCTGTGGCTTCTGTGATGTGTGCGTTCCTGATCTCAACTTCACCCGTGACCAGGCGGAAATACCTGTGCGAGATGCTCAGGTGGACGACTTGGCTCGCATCCTGCCCGAACTGGTTTCTAGCTTTCAGCCGGACAAGCTCGCTGAGGCGGTTCGGGTCACCGTCGACCGCGGCGCAGTGGTGGGGATGACTTCGCGTATCGCCAACCGCCTGGAGAAGGACATTACCAACGTGCCATCGCTTTACCTAGCAGGCGCGCTCTCCCGCAGACGCAAGGGCCGGGAGGAAGAGGCCATGTCTTACCTCAAGAGCGCTTTTGATGAAGGAATTCGCCAGGACTTTATCCCCGAGAACCTTGTCTTTATCGCCAAAGAGGCTGCTCAACTCAACCCTGAAAAAGCTTTTGACTGGCTGACTCCAGTGGATGGGCCCTTCAATACCGATCACGGCCTCAAACTCCTCGAGGAACAGGCCAAGCAGCTATATGGAGATGAGGCACCCGCACCACGGGTCGTACGGGCGCTGCGGCATACCCGTCGGGTAGCCCGCACCGCAGAGGCTGCTATCCAGCAGCTGAAGCAGCCGGTTGTTGAGCTACTCTCCGGTTTTGATATTTTGCAGACAATGATGGGAGAGAACTATGTCCAAAGGTAG
- a CDS encoding diguanylate cyclase, translating into MWLSLLPWGFVLLGLLPLWLFPRQASLYPGLVFLLAALMLAAAASLYARVPLGPQARFFWVLGLALMSSAIAVAASRDLAQVPDDVAVMASVASLMGAGAFLVGLFFLLRREVPGLPPPTQMGFRHEGGVLSHTALQALAPSLETLSAVRPVTLLLLHTRTDQPGTELLQYLRQPDMVFQLGPGQFLIVLQGSSLEGAQAVFRRIRQNLAILAYGFLPLQGISVQQALVQLEGELEHYYLTQH; encoded by the coding sequence ATGTGGTTGTCGCTGCTGCCCTGGGGCTTCGTCCTGTTGGGCCTGTTGCCGCTGTGGCTGTTTCCCCGGCAGGCGAGCCTTTATCCCGGTCTGGTATTCTTGCTAGCCGCTCTGATGCTGGCCGCCGCGGCCAGCCTGTATGCCCGCGTACCGTTGGGCCCACAGGCGCGTTTTTTTTGGGTGCTGGGGCTGGCTCTGATGAGCAGCGCTATAGCTGTAGCCGCCAGTCGCGACCTGGCCCAGGTTCCCGACGATGTAGCGGTCATGGCTTCGGTGGCGAGTTTGATGGGAGCCGGTGCCTTCTTGGTAGGATTGTTTTTCTTGCTTCGGCGCGAGGTGCCAGGTCTGCCACCCCCCACACAGATGGGTTTTCGCCATGAGGGGGGTGTTCTATCTCATACCGCTTTGCAAGCCCTGGCCCCCAGCCTCGAGACCCTCTCGGCGGTGCGGCCCGTTACGCTTTTGTTGCTGCACACCCGCACCGACCAGCCGGGAACCGAACTGCTGCAATACCTGCGCCAGCCCGACATGGTGTTTCAGCTTGGGCCGGGCCAGTTTCTGATTGTTTTGCAGGGGAGCAGCCTCGAGGGAGCCCAGGCCGTTTTCCGTCGCATCCGGCAGAACCTGGCGATTCTGGCTTATGGCTTCCTGCCTCTTCAAGGCATCAGCGTCCAGCAGGCCCTCGTGCAGCTCGAAGGCGAGCTCGAGCACTACTACCTGACCCAGCACTAG
- a CDS encoding IS5 family transposase, which produces MNRRAYPSDVRDEEWALVLPYLTLAPLEAPQRKYDLREVFNALRWMVRTGAQWDYLPHDFPPPHIVQAQAYRWMNRGVFEDLVHDLRMTLRMLQGKAAHPSAAIYDARTLQSTPQSGERAGYDGYKRRKGSKVHLAVDTLGHLLALVVTAASEQERAQVGALSQQVQEVTGEQVEVAFVDQGYTGEEAAQAAEAEGIALCVVKVEGAKRGFVLLPKRWVVERSFAWTSRFRRLARDYERLAETLRGWHWLAFSILMTAKTVELLRTAS; this is translated from the coding sequence ATGAACCGCCGTGCTTACCCATCGGACGTCCGTGATGAGGAATGGGCTCTGGTGCTGCCCTATTTGACCCTCGCCCCGCTGGAAGCACCCCAGCGCAAGTACGACCTGCGCGAAGTGTTCAACGCCCTGCGCTGGATGGTTCGAACCGGTGCTCAGTGGGACTACCTGCCCCACGACTTCCCACCCCCCCATATCGTTCAGGCGCAAGCCTACCGCTGGATGAACCGGGGGGTCTTCGAAGACCTGGTACACGACCTGCGCATGACCCTGCGAATGCTCCAGGGCAAAGCCGCCCATCCCAGCGCTGCCATCTACGATGCTCGCACCCTACAGTCCACCCCGCAAAGTGGGGAGCGGGCCGGATACGATGGGTACAAACGACGCAAGGGAAGCAAAGTTCACCTGGCGGTAGATACCCTGGGGCATCTGCTGGCCCTGGTAGTAACGGCGGCCAGTGAACAGGAACGGGCCCAGGTGGGAGCCCTCAGTCAACAGGTGCAGGAAGTGACGGGGGAGCAGGTGGAAGTGGCCTTTGTGGATCAGGGTTACACTGGGGAGGAAGCGGCACAAGCGGCAGAGGCGGAAGGCATCGCCCTGTGTGTGGTCAAGGTGGAAGGGGCCAAACGAGGATTCGTGCTGCTGCCGAAGCGTTGGGTGGTGGAACGTTCGTTTGCCTGGACATCCCGGTTTCGCAGGCTGGCGCGAGACTATGAGCGGCTGGCTGAGACCTTGCGAGGTTGGCACTGGTTGGCTTTTTCGATTCTGATGACAGCGAAAACTGTGGAGCTTTTACGAACAGCTAGTTAG